The following is a genomic window from Nitrospira sp..
CACGACAATGGACACATTGGCCGTCATGCCGGGTTTTAAACGAAAATTCTGGTTCTCGAATTCGACCACGACGTCGTAGGTCACCACATTCTGAATGTTGATCGGTGCATTTCTGACCTGCCGCACCTGTCCGTGAAAGAACTCTCCGGGATAGGCATCCACCGTGAAGAAGGCTTCCTTTCCGTCCGCCACGCCGCCGATGTCGGCTTCGCTGACATTGGTGTCGACCTGCATTTTCGTCACATCTTCAGCGATCAAGAACAGGGTGGGAATGGAAAAGCTGGCGGAGATTCGTTGCCCGACCTCGACGAGTCTGGAAATGACCACTCCGTCGACCGGTGAACGGATCACGGTATACTTCAGGTCCAATTGAGCAGCTTCCAACATCGCCTCCGCCTGCTTGACGGCCGCTTCCGTCACCTTCACTTGCGCCAGCGCCCCTTCAGATGCCGTCAAGGCCACATCGAGTTCGTTTTGCGAGACGAATTGCTGTCCGACCAGCGCCTTGGCCCGATCGAGTTCTCGTCGCCGCTGAGCCTGGTCGATCCGCGCCTTGTCGAACGCCGCCTTCGCGTTGGCCAAACTTGCGGCAGCCTGATCACGCCTGGCTTGGTAGGGAAAGGGATCGATGCGCGCCACCACCTGGTTCGCCTTGACCTTGGAATTGAAATCCGCATGGAGGCTTTCGATCATGCCGGACACCTGACTGCCGACCTGGATCGTGGTAATGGGGTTGATCGTGCCTGTCGCCGTCACCAGGGACACGATCGTCCCCCGTTCGACAGGAACGGTACGATACCGCACCGGAGTTTTTCGCTCGCCGTTGAACAACACGTACCCCGCGATCGCAAGGCCGATCGCGAGCACTCCGGCGATCAAACTGAGACGGCGCATAGGCGGGTGATCCTTCTCTGCCGGCAACGCGAGGCATTCTACCAGGAAATGATTCGTCGATTCAGCCGGTACGCCCCCTTCCCCTTCTCGATCAACGCAGCGGCAATAACAAAGGCCGTTTGCCTGCGACGGCAAACGGCCTTCTCGACGACGCTTCGAACCGTAGACTATCGGCGACGGCACCTACGGGCTGACGGTAATCCGATCCTTGATGTCGTCGAAGACGTCCTTCGGCACCACATTCTTGGCGACCAATTCTCCCTTCACTTTGTACGGACGGTTGCTCACGATCCGATCGGCGAGATCCTGGGTGATTCCCAAAGAGAGGACCAACTCGGCCGAAGGCACCTTATTGATGTTGAGCAAGGGCAACGCAGCTGCCGACTCCGCTGGCATGCCGAGCGAGGCGCCCGGTTGCGCCGATTTGGCCGAAGTCGAGGGGGCACTGGAGGAGGGCACCATC
Proteins encoded in this region:
- a CDS encoding Macrolide-specific efflux protein MacA; amino-acid sequence: MRRLSLIAGVLAIGLAIAGYVLFNGERKTPVRYRTVPVERGTIVSLVTATGTINPITTIQVGSQVSGMIESLHADFNSKVKANQVVARIDPFPYQARRDQAAASLANAKAAFDKARIDQAQRRRELDRAKALVGQQFVSQNELDVALTASEGALAQVKVTEAAVKQAEAMLEAAQLDLKYTVIRSPVDGVVISRLVEVGQRISASFSIPTLFLIAEDVTKMQVDTNVSEADIGGVADGKEAFFTVDAYPGEFFHGQVRQVRNAPINIQNVVTYDVVVEFENQNFRLKPGMTANVSIVVARKDQILKVPNSALRFTPPKGATGDGVAGRPAKGEESRGGRPSGGGAPESASRLHTLWKQGVDDELERIQVEMGISDGSFAEVGSAEINEGDQVIIGLEVLHGDRKGGDLPPGFGSGQQRGQRRDRGI